The sequence GACCGGCTCGTCCAGCAGGATCAACTTGGGGTTGGAGATGAGCGCCCGGCCCAGTTCGGTGAGTTTTTGCAATCCATAAGGCAGGTCACCCGCAACGCGATCGAGTTGCGCTTCCAGTCCCAGCAGGACAGCAACGTCCTCGACTTGCTGGTCGACGGCCTTTTCCTCACGGCGCGCTGCGGGTAGCGCGAGGCCGCTCGTCACGAAGCCCGCGCGCGTGGCCGAGGTTGTGCCCATCCTCAGGTTGTCGCGCACGGTCATCGTCGGGAACAGCCGCACGTTCTGGAACGTGCGCGTGATGCCAAGCGCGGCGATTTCGTGGACGGCCACGCCGGCAATTTCCTTGTCGTCGAGCTTCACGGTGCCGCCGGTGGGATCGTAGATGCGCGAGATCACGTTGATCAGCGTCGACTTGCCCGACCCGTTGGGGCCGATCAGCCCGACGACCTGCTGCGCAGCGACCGTGAGGCTGACGCCGTCCACGGCCTTCAGGCCGCCGAAGTGCATCGACACGTTGTCGACTGAAAGAAGCGGTGCGCCCGTGTTCATCGCTTCACCACGATGCCGAACTTCTCGCGGTCCCAGATTTCGCCTAGGCGCCGCTGGGCATCCTCCTTGAGCTTGTACTTTTCGACCTTTTCGGTCATGGTCTTGGGCAACTGCGCCAGGAACTCTACGTAGCGCGGCACCATGAAGTAGGCCATGTTGTCGTTGCAGTGGTGCAAGAGTTCGGCCTCCGTCAGGCGGGCGCCGTCGCGCAGCACAACGCTAACCATCACCTCGTCCTCGCTGT comes from Simplicispira suum and encodes:
- a CDS encoding ABC transporter ATP-binding protein, which translates into the protein MNTGAPLLSVDNVSMHFGGLKAVDGVSLTVAAQQVVGLIGPNGSGKSTLINVISRIYDPTGGTVKLDDKEIAGVAVHEIAALGITRTFQNVRLFPTMTVRDNLRMGTTSATRAGFVTSGLALPAARREEKAVDQQVEDVAVLLGLEAQLDRVAGDLPYGLQKLTELGRALISNPKLILLDEPVAGMNSSEKQALVAALRRVRAARPVAFLLVEHDMAFVMSLTEYLYVLNFGKLIAQGSPEHVRADPGVIEAYLGVGHAES